In Citrus sinensis cultivar Valencia sweet orange chromosome 2, DVS_A1.0, whole genome shotgun sequence, a single genomic region encodes these proteins:
- the LOC102625500 gene encoding nudix hydrolase 17, mitochondrial has protein sequence MKHQPWSALLCQPISLTPLLFCSCPFYYLILNLFFFKLSNSYLPLLVGFWILPWLFCPYLLPTLLTIHPLIVRPRPNSKASFVFLYITNQKDIHIYSEKMVAVCLVSRTGRQLQRYDNMGRRQVVGCVPYRYKTGDGAGNVVDDIEVLVITSQKGSQGMMFPKGGWELDETVKEAALRESFEEAGVMGNVEHELGKWNFLSKSRGTFYEGYMFPLLVTEQLELWPEKDVRQRIWMSVAEAREACRHGWMKEALDILVERLSSRVQQKEETVKRPCSL, from the exons ATGAAGCATCAACCATGGT cTGCTTTGTTGTGCCAGCCTATCTCATTAACCCCTTTGCTTTTCTGTTCCTGTCCTTTCTATTATCTAatcttaaatcttttctttttcaaattatccaaTTCATATTTACCCTTATTAGTTGGCTTTTGGATTCTTCCCTGGCTTTTCTGCCCTTATCTTTTACCAACACTCTTAACCATACATCCCTTAATAGTGAGGCCGAGGCCAAATAGCAAGGCGTCTTTTGTGTTCTTATATATTACAAATCAAAAggatatacatatatattcgGAGAAAATGGTTGCtgtttgtttagtttctcGCACGGGAAGGCAGTTGCAGAGATATGATAACATGGGTCGTCGTCAAGTCGTAGG ATGTGTTCCTTATAGATACAAAACTGGTGATGGTGCTGGTAATGTCGTTGATGATATAGAAGTTCTTGTTATCACTTCGCAAAAAGGAAGCCAAGGAATGATGTTTCCTAAG GGTGGTTGGGAACTTGATGAAACTGTAAAAGAGGCAGCTTTAAGAGAGTCGTTCGAAGAAGCTGGGGTCATGGGCAATGTTGAG CATGAATTGGGCAAATGGAACTTTCTAAGCAAAAGCCGTGGCACATTTTATGAAGGGTACATGTTCCCTTTGCTCGTGACGGAACAACTTGAATTATGGCCAGAGAAAGATGTCAGGCAAAGAATCTGG ATGAGTGTGGCTGAAGCTAGAGAAGCTTGTCGCCATGGGTGGATGAAGGAAGCTTTGGACATATTAGTCGAAAGATTAAGCTCTCGGGTGCAGCAAAAGGAAGAAACTGTAAAGCGGCCTTGTTCTCTCTAG